CACTTAGCCCGTGACTGTTCATGTGACACTGCATTTTTAAGAgattaaaatatgaaatcacTGCAAACAGGCTGCTTGCCTAGAGAGGACTGTGTACTGCCTactctgaagaaaagcagctcaTGCTTTTAAATTTGACATGGAGAGATGATCTGTCCTGATCGTAGGACAAAGTTTATTAAAACTTTGCACCTTTTTCATGATGCCAGTGCCAATCAACTGCCAGGAGACGCATGGGCAGGGAACTTCCTTGTTAAGTAACTTCCTTCCAGTGCTTACAGGGAGGAACAGACCTAGGGTAGCTTCTCCAAACTGCAGTGAGCCTTTCCAGCAAGATCTATAAAAtcaatatattaaatattctgGAGGAGAATAGTGTTAACATTTCTTCACTCAAGATTCATTCACATTTTCtgtaatataaaatgtaaaggGTGGTAATTTATATCATTCAGAATGGTATGTGGGAAGAGAGTGCTATGGACTGAACCTGAAAAGAATCAGTCTGCTTTGTGTTGCAGAAAGTCAGTGGTAGGTGTAGCAGTGGAACAGGTGATAGAAGAAGAGTGAATTAAAACAAGTTTAGTAAAAGCTGCAATTAAATactggaattttttccccttctctaaAGTACAACAGCACTGTTCCAATTCTGAGCTTCAGTTTCAGAAAGCTGCTTAAGAATTGCTGAAAATCAGGAAATTTCACTAGTTATCACTTCATTTCTCCTGAAACTACatagatttttgtttctgtgttctctCCTGAGGATACTTTGGCTTGCCAAGATGGTTTTCCCCAACCTGGCcctaacaaacaaaaactggGATATGGCACAGGccatcctcctgctgctgctgttcaggaaTTGTCTGAGACATCCGTGAGGATTGTCTAGAATTGTCTGCCATTGTTCCTACAGCACCATCCCTGCCTGGAAAAATCCCACAAGGTCACCCTCACATCCAGCCTCTGTTCCAAAGAGGCTGAGTGATGTTCACAGCTCTGAGACACCATCACAGCCAAACCCTGCAACAGCCACTGTGTCCCAACATCAAAGAGCCCTCGGATAAAAGCAGCTCTTGCAAGGCTTCACCTCTTGCAAGTGTTAatacttttctgtgctttcaagagtttcacaaagttttaaaatattctttgttaCTGTAGAGTGGCTCAGCAGAGGAAGGGCTGGTGGTGCTTGGAACAGCCTTCACAGGGACATGGCTGGGAGAGTTACCATGGGAACGGGGAGGAAAGGAGTTACACCGTCTTTGTGATGTGCAAACCCTACTTTCTACGGACTGACGGACTGACTCGTGCTGCAGAACTGTaaaaaggttgatttttttttccttataaaacaaaaagtgtaaaaagagtagaaaattttcagatgaaaacacACAGTGCCTTTTCAGGAGTCAGTCAAATGTCCCTTTCCATGCTGCCAATTCTACAGTTTTCAGAAGGAGGCAATTATTGCCTCCCAAACTCACTCATATTTTTATAGTAATGAAAGTATAAATAGAATCTCATAGTTTGCACATCCCCTCAGCCTCCTAATTTGACACCCTTTGTCTAGCACTGTttgcacagaaaacagctgcatgggtgctgtggggaggggaggagatcAGAGGTATCCTGACACAATTACCTTCACTGTTACATCATCCTGGAATCCCCACAGCACCCTCACAGCTGGGATCTGCTCTGTATGGAACCCCCTTCACACAGCCCTAACTTTTTGGGAAAAGCCATGCAATTTGGACATCCTGGGAGAGGAGATTAGGACCAGGCATGACTAAAGCCTGGCCACTGCCTGAGCTCTACATGGAACTAGGCCTGTTCTTGTTGTATAATAACAGTGGATTTGATGAACTGCAGATAGTTTGGCACTGCTTGACACAAATCCCATTACTGCAGTTTAACCACAGGATCCAAACCAGCATCTCATCTGTACAGAGATGAGAGAGGTCTGCACACAGGTGTTTAGCTCCATAAAACTGAGACCagtcttaaaataattaatgctgTCTTATGCCAAATAGCAAATGAAATATTAGCAAAATCTCCCCACAAAGACTTAAGAtgggaaaataaagtaaaatggCCTTCACTTGGGTATTCCATAAGTATAGGACATCCtggattattttctcttcttctgatGGAAAAATTAGGTGCCCTGTGATGTACTTCTTACACAGATGCTTATATATAATCTCATCATGCTTACACATCTTATATATAATCTCATCATGCTTACACATAATCCTACCAGCATTTAGTGTGTGCTGATTGCAGCCCTGCTATTAGCCGGACTGGACATGTATTTGCACTAAAAAACATCGAAATACACCTACAGCAGGTCTTGGGATCGTTCTGGAACCCCACTGCCTGGGGATAAAACAGGTAAGGATGCTTTGCTCAATCTCATTTACAACTCAGAGCCAAACATTTATCGAACCTGTTTACACAACTGTATTGAATATTCTgcatataatttattatattctataatataatattatatagaGAACAGAACCGCCGCTAAACATTCACGACACGTGGGCATCGCTGGACGCTTCAGCAACACCGGCCCGTGGGGGTCTGCACGGGGGGGGGTGCGGAGGCTCGGACACCGCACAGCGAGTCCCAGCGAGTCTCAGCGAGTCCCCCCAGCGAGTCCCCCCAGCGCCGGCGGGCCCCGGAGCCCGCACTCCCCTCGAGGAGCCCGCActccccgcccggcccccgccccgagCCCGCACTCACCGCGCGGACCCCGCGCCCCGTCCCCGCCGTCCGCCCGCTCGCCGGGCCCGGCACCGCCCGCGCTCATTGGCCCGGGCGCGGCGGAAGCGGCGCCGGGGGGACGGTCCGGGCCCGCCCCGCCGAGGCCTGGCCgggtgaggggagaggggaagcgGGGAagcggggccgggcgggtgAGGAAGAGCCGGGCCGGAGCCTCGGGGCCGGGCGGCACCCGCGTAGTGCCGAGTTCCGCCGTCCCGCTCCTCCTGCCCGGGTCTCCTCCCCGCAGGCCCGTTCGCCGCTTGCCGGCGGGAGGGTCGCGTTCCCTCGCCGGCCGCGGGCGGTGGTGCAGCCCCTCGCCGCCGGGGATGCCCCGCTGACAGCGGGCTCTGTGCCCGCCCCCGCCCGACCCCCGGCGTTCCTCGGGAGTGCCCCGCGTCCCTCCCGGTGCTGCCGGAGGCGTTCCCGACCCTGGGCCACCTGCGGCCGCGGTGTCTCCTGAGCGGTGCTCCGGGGGGCCGCGGGAGAGGCGAATCTGCTGTTTTACATAGCGGGGCCTCTGCATTTCAATAACGGCTACTTGGTTTGACCCTCGTTTAGTTGAATGTGCTGTGGCTGAGTTATTACCCTGGTGAACCGCCTCCCGTACACACAGCCTggcatttctgtgtttccaCTGCAAGGTGTTGTGGTTAGGCGTTCCATCAGCAAGATGCCGCATCGTTTTCTTGCTATTTGGAGCATTTTAAATAGGTGGATAGTTGTTGATACAAACAATAAAATGTACTTTCTCCTAGGAGTGTCACGTAACAAGTGAAAACTTTcatgtgaaaacagaaaatggctTCAAGAGGAACAACAGAGACCagcaaactaaaacaaaacttGGAGGAGCAGTTGGACAGATTAATGCAGCAGCTTCAAGATCTGGAAGAATGCAGGTAATAAAAATAGCTGCTTTTCTCATATATGGTAATAATTTTCTTAAGTGGTTGGCAGAAGAAAGGGATACTTTTCAAAAATCTTGTGGGTTTTCTgggggggtttttgtgttttcttgtggctttatatttttttaattgggtaGGATGTTTGTGCTAGGtagtaaaaattatattttaaaaaaataattttatttatcatcTGAAGAAAATGCAGGCAGAAATACTCAATGGTTTCTTTATATCTCAGTGTGACTTTTTAGCTTCTAATACCTGTTCACATAACTCACAACTTCCTTGTGGGCTTTTTTAATATCAGTTAGCAAATAgcttttgtgtctgttttggtttgtcttATAATTATggatgtttggtttttttttaacacaaataaCATGAAAAGTTAGACAACCTAATGTGATTTTGTGTTAGTTTTCTGTGGGCTAATAAAATTTGAGTCAGACTGAATTCATTGCTGCCTGaggagctgagctctgtggtACTCCCCAGTGCCCTTTTCTCCATTTGACATCTCAGGTTAAACCTTGTGAATTAATGTGTCTTCTTGGATCCTCTTTAGAGAGGAGCTGGATGCAGATGAGTATGAGGAGACCAAAAAAGAAACTCTGGAGCAGCTGAGTGAGTTCAACGACTCCCTGAAGAAGATCATGTCTGGAGATATGACTTTGGTGGACGAGCTCAGTGGGATGCAACTGGTGAGGATGATGTGCTGCTAAAAAtagtttgtgttttttctggagttgatgaaatagaaaatagatCCAAGTGGTTCATTGTAATTTTTGTGTGAAACCTAGATCTATGTAActgatgtttttattatttaatacatGGGTACATGTAAGAACTTGCATGGGtctcttcattttaaaagggaaaaaatattgaagaattATAACCACAATACTGGGTAATTGCAGGGactaaatatatgaaaaaatatcataaaataatagaaatttaATATAAAAGGTCTAATGGACAGTCCAGGGTAATATATATCATGAGAAATACAATTCATGCCTCTTTGTTAGAAAGCATCAGACAGCACTTCCTGTGCTCTTCTTGCTGACTTGTGTTTCAGATTCATACCAGTCCAAATGAAAAGGCTGTAGGAATGACTGTGTGACTTTaagttgttattattatatatttatatatttaatatttatattattttattgatcTTATGCTGACTTCCAAACTTCTGAtctattttctcccttttcagtgtttaattAGAGCATAATTTGTTCCTTCTAAGCCCTGTGTTTTAGGATTTTGCTTCCAGAGAGATCATGACTTGTCCAAAGATAACTGTGGGGAGATCTAATAATGATAATTTTGGTAATCCACAAAGGATTTTGTGGATTCATCATTTACATTATGCTTATCCATAGAAGAGCTGTAACCATCAGTGTGGGCATGAAAACTGTGCTAATATCAGGAAAGTGCTGGAAATTATTAGAAAGTAAGACCTGGActgtaatgaaaaatttcaCAGCTCTTTCATAGTATAGTTGCACTAATGAGTGGATTCTTCAAGCCCTGCATAAAGgtcctgtattttttttcatcttacttCCATGgttatacagaaaaaagaagagctCTGTATCAAAGGATGCAGAGGGTGCTAATGATGCTCTCCAGCCCTCCTTCATCTtgtcttcagctgctgcttgtgAGTTAGTCCTGCTCATTCTTGCTCTTTTCCTTGCAGGCAATACAAGCAGCCATCAGCCAAGCATTTAAAACCCCAGAAGTGATTAGAATGTTTGCAAAGAAGCAGCCGAGGCAATTGAGGACGAGGTTGGCAGAGGTGAaggctttttgttttactgcaaaGACCCTTTGTTTGAGCCAGACTGGTTCAAGTGTGGAATGATTGCAAGGAGAGCACCGAGTGTGCTGGAAAACTTGGTGTCAGCATCATAAAGAGGTGGAGAAGGTCTCTTTCAGAATGtgttcagttttaaatgtttattgaaGTAACAGGGACAACAATGTGTATTTCTTGAATTATCTTCCTTGCTTCCAAACAACCATGGGATTGACATTGAGAGTGAAGTGAGTAAACTGCAAATAGAAAATTTGGGGTTGTACTGGGGGCTGGAGAGTGCACTCAGAGATCTGATTGAACTGAGCATAGAGATAAAGTGACATGAAACGTGATTGCTCCACGTGCCAGTGATGTGTGAATCCATAATTTTGAGTGATTATCAGtctttgatgaaaaaaaattcaagtttgGAGGAATCAAGTAAGCCAAGGTCAGGTACAAAGAGTATTTGCAGAACATTCAGAAAAACTTACCAGCCATCTTTTAAATCATAGATAGCTCTGTCCCTTCCTGCTGTGGGTCTGTGCTTACTGAGGATATTTTGAGGCTGTTGCATTTCTCATGCTGTTGTGTTGAGTGAAATAAAATGGGAAGATTATATATTTTGACTTATTTCCCCCCCTGATGTGCAGATGGACCGAGACTTAATGGTTGGGAAGTTGGCACGAGAGCTGTACACCCAACAGAAAGTGGAAATCCTGACTGCCCTCAGGAAGCTTGGGGAGAAGGTAAGGTGTTGGTGTGATAGAGTTCTCTGTCTATATATTTAAGAggaatttgaaataattaaaataagaaatgacGACTTTTATGAGCAAAGGGtaaaatgcaactttttttttgtagtatATAAATGTCCTTCCCTTTTAATGCCAGGCTTTCTGAAGCACTCACTGCTGAACGTGTATCAAATAGTTTTGTGCATTTATATAAGGCtgtttctacttttaaaatgctttctttggGCCATATAAATGAATCACATACCAGCTGGCACAAGATGATCATGTTTATAAAAGCTCCCAACTATTTACCAGAAACTATCCAAAGCTTTTGACACATCCAGCTTCACTTATTTTTATACTGTTGATAATACAATATAATACAATATTCTTTACCTCTTGGTGTGAGGTAAAGGAATTGGAGAGATGAGGGGTAAGGGGATTGTTGCCCCAGTGATCCATAAGTAGCAGAACAAGCCCTGGGTTTGCCAccagagggaggaagagaagttgttatttctctttgtgGCTGGTATATGAAGAAAATGAGTtgctgtgtgtctctgtgcttAAGGTTTCTTAGGAAATGAAGGAATGTAATGGAAAAGATGAAGTGCAGTGCTTAAAGGAGCTGCAGTTCAGGTAGATTCCAAAGCAAAGGCTTTccctcagaatatttttattgcttgaCTGTCAGAAATAAACCAGCATGTTTTGGAAATATATAAAAGTCTAGTTAAGATTGTGAACTGAATGCATGAAGATACCTAATCCTCCTGGCATGAGTTCCTTGGATCACCACATGGAGCCACTTTACCATGCTCTGACCTAACTTCTTAATCTTTTAAAATGATCAGCAACCTACTGCACACAGGACTTGCTAGGGCAGTAGTTTCACATCTGTTCTGGATGTGAACCATGATAGTAAAAATTACATGTTTGTCTGCACAATACTGCAAAATTTTAAGTAGTTGGATGCTTGTTCACAAAGCTCAGCAAAGGCAGGTAACTAATATGTTTTCCTTCATTCCAACACCATCCTGAATGCCTGTACCTGACTTTTATATTTCTAACTAATAAACTGATGCAAACACTGTGAACAGTTTGACACCCTTATGCTTTGCTTTAATAAGGATGTGTGTCTGAGGCTAATTAAATGAGTGACTTTTAACTTAGAATATCTGAACCTTCCAAATGTAGGTTACTGCTTcattactgtaaatattttatgggCATCTGTCACAAGGCATCAGAGCACatacataaaagcaaaatatacaCGTGCAAATGTCACTTTAAAGGCAGAGAACCATTTCTAGGTCATTGGCCCTTAACATGGTCAAAGCTGGCATGTTTTTACTTTCCTCAGTAGGTGATAGGAAGTGAGCTTAGACCTCAGTTCAGCACTGTACTGACCACATGACAAAAAAGTTGTTGCCATCCCCTGCACAGTTCGGGTGCTCAGGTACAGTGTGACCTTTCTATCACAAATGGTCACTGGAGGTCAGCTGGAAACCTTGTGGTGCATGTGGAGGCACTTCTGGCACTGCACATCCTGtcctgcctgggctggcaggagccaTGGAGGGGAAATTCAGTGGCAGGGGAAGTAGGTTGTATCTTTAGTTTAGGTTTTAGTTTTGTGTCAGGTAACACTGCCACTTAAAAACTGCAAATGGACAGATGCTGTAACCCATCATAGTTCATGTCCATGCCCATGGAGATGGTGGGAATGTGCACAGTTAAGGTTTGAAGTTCACAGTTGTGGCCTTTTTTGATTTAGCTCACTGGGGATGATGAGATGTTCTTGTCAGCAAATGCTGGTACAGCCCTGAGCCAGTTTGAGAGAgtctccactgaccttggtaaGTTTTCATTCTCAGATCTTCCAATTTCTTTACCTCCATTGAACTCTGATTAATAGAAATACCTCTGGTTTcctgtgaaagagaaaatgtgaacCAAACGTTCATGCCATTAAATGTCGGTGTACATTTTCTTAACAATGAAGCTCTGATGCACTATCTGTGAGGAAAAAGTAACACAGCAGATAAATCCAGGGCCAAATGCCCACAAAATGCCAAGTGTTGCCCATCATCTGAAGGCTTGAATGGCCTGTCTgaagcagagatgctgctcttACATTTAAACACTGATCTTTTTGGCATTAATGACTCTCCTCAGGAGagccttttcctctgcttgctGCAGAGAATTTGGCAACTATTGGCACGTTgtcaaaatacagctttaaagCAGCTTCTTGCTATGATTGTCACACCATATTGACAGGATCAAAAGTTCAGttataaaatgcattaaatcaGCACAACAGTTCATTCTGGCATTGCAGAGAGAACTGGGATGAAAGAACTGTGAATGGCAGGAACGTGCCAGACTAGGTCAGGGTGCAAATAAAGTGTCTCTGACTTAGCTTTCAGCTCTTCCTGAGAGTGTAAGTGAGGTGAGAACCCTTTTGTTCAAAAGGGGACTTTGTgaggagctctgtgtgtgctgggttGCCCTTGGCCACCAGCTGCCCACCAAGCcactctctctttccccctccttggCAGGACATGgggagaaaacagaattaaaaac
This genomic window from Chiroxiphia lanceolata isolate bChiLan1 chromosome 22, bChiLan1.pri, whole genome shotgun sequence contains:
- the LZIC gene encoding protein LZIC isoform X1; amino-acid sequence: MASRGTTETSKLKQNLEEQLDRLMQQLQDLEECREELDADEYEETKKETLEQLSEFNDSLKKIMSGDMTLVDELSGMQLAIQAAISQAFKTPEVIRMFAKKQPRQLRTRLAEMDRDLMVGKLARELYTQQKVEILTALRKLGEKLTGDDEMFLSANAGTALSQFERVSTDLGEEWQCSHWSFSLGVVENVPPGLAMSLLLDNV
- the LZIC gene encoding protein LZIC isoform X2, with protein sequence MASRGTTETSKLKQNLEEQLDRLMQQLQDLEECREELDADEYEETKKETLEQLSEFNDSLKKIMSGDMTLVDELSGMQLAIQAAISQAFKTPEVIRMFAKKQPRQLRTRLAEMDRDLMVGKLARELYTQQKVEILTALRKLGEKLTGDDEMFLSANAGTALSQFERVSTDLGSGDKVFALASVEVEKAKQ